From Streptomyces zhihengii, the proteins below share one genomic window:
- a CDS encoding acyl-CoA dehydrogenase family protein, translated as MTLERDLYGPDHEAFRETVRTFLAKEVVPHHARWERDGVVDREVWRSAGRQGLLGTAVGEEYGGGGSDDFRYSAVLIEEFARAGASGLALSLHNDIVGPYLTSLGTEEQKQRWLPGFVSGDIVTAIAMSEPGAGSDLQGIRTTATDAGDHWVLDGTKTFISNGILADLVVVVAKTTPEGGAHGLSLLVVERGAEGFERGRNLDKIGQKAQDTAELFFDGVRVPKENLLGEENQAFTYLMGNLAQERLAIAVGAAAAAEDILGVTTAYVKEREAFGRPLARLQHIRFEIAEMATECAVTRAFMDRCIADHTKGELDAAHASMAKWWATELQKRTVDRCLQLHGGYGYMSEYRVARAFLDSRVQTIYGGTTEIMKEIIGRSLLG; from the coding sequence GTGACCCTGGAACGAGACCTGTACGGCCCCGACCACGAGGCGTTCCGCGAGACCGTGCGGACCTTCCTCGCCAAGGAGGTCGTCCCGCACCACGCGCGCTGGGAGCGCGACGGCGTCGTCGACCGCGAGGTGTGGCGTTCGGCCGGCCGCCAAGGGCTGCTCGGCACGGCCGTCGGCGAGGAGTACGGCGGCGGGGGGTCGGACGACTTCCGCTACAGCGCCGTCCTCATCGAGGAGTTCGCCCGCGCCGGCGCCTCCGGGCTGGCGCTCAGCCTGCACAACGACATCGTCGGCCCGTACCTCACCTCGCTCGGCACCGAGGAGCAGAAGCAGCGCTGGCTGCCCGGATTCGTCTCCGGCGACATCGTCACCGCGATCGCCATGTCGGAGCCGGGCGCCGGCTCCGACCTCCAGGGCATCCGCACCACCGCCACCGACGCGGGCGACCACTGGGTGCTCGACGGCACCAAGACCTTCATCTCCAACGGCATCCTCGCCGACCTGGTGGTCGTCGTCGCGAAGACCACTCCCGAGGGCGGCGCGCACGGGCTGTCGCTGCTCGTCGTGGAACGCGGTGCCGAGGGCTTCGAACGCGGCCGCAACCTCGACAAGATCGGCCAGAAGGCCCAGGACACCGCCGAACTGTTCTTCGACGGCGTGCGCGTCCCCAAGGAGAACCTGCTCGGCGAGGAGAACCAGGCGTTCACCTACCTCATGGGCAACCTCGCCCAGGAGCGGCTGGCGATCGCGGTCGGCGCCGCCGCGGCGGCCGAGGACATCCTCGGCGTCACCACCGCCTATGTGAAGGAGCGCGAGGCGTTCGGCCGGCCGCTGGCCAGGCTCCAGCACATCCGCTTCGAGATCGCCGAGATGGCCACCGAGTGCGCCGTCACCCGGGCCTTCATGGACCGCTGCATCGCCGACCACACCAAGGGCGAACTCGACGCGGCGCACGCCTCGATGGCCAAGTGGTGGGCCACCGAACTCCAGAAGCGGACGGTCGACCGCTGCCTGCAACTCCACGGCGGATACGGCTACATGAGCGAGTACCGGGTCGCCCGGGCGTTCCTCGACAGCCGGGTCCAGACCATCTACGGCGGCACCACCGAGATCATGAAGGAGATCATCGGCCGCTCGCTGCTCGGCTGA
- a CDS encoding LLM class F420-dependent oxidoreductase encodes MELSSPLTYAGDPREAADRAAALESAGLDAVWVAEAYGFDSPTIMGYLAARTERMRIGSAILNVYSRTPALIAQTAAGLDALTGGRALLGVGASGPQVVEGWHGRRYDRPLGRTREVIELSRRILRREVIEHHGITDLPLPPEKGGTLGKPLKLLNHPVRDTVPVYVAALGPANVRMTAEIADGWLPFLYVPERAAEVWGPSLAEGAARRDPALGPLSVVAGGLLAIGDDAAAVRDLMRPTVALYVGGMGAPGRNFYYDLVCSYGYESAASAVQEHYLAGRKKDAEAAVPAELLERLCLAGPEGYVRDRVEVFREAGVTMLNVTPVGPDPARLVEHVRNWL; translated from the coding sequence ATGGAACTGTCCTCACCCCTGACGTACGCCGGGGATCCGCGCGAGGCCGCGGACCGGGCCGCCGCCCTGGAGTCCGCCGGCCTCGACGCCGTGTGGGTGGCCGAGGCGTACGGCTTCGACTCCCCGACGATCATGGGCTACCTGGCCGCGCGGACCGAGCGGATGCGGATCGGCTCCGCCATCCTCAACGTCTACTCGCGCACCCCCGCGCTGATCGCCCAGACCGCGGCCGGGCTGGACGCCCTCACCGGCGGCCGCGCGCTGCTCGGCGTCGGCGCCTCCGGACCGCAGGTCGTCGAGGGCTGGCACGGCCGCCGCTACGACCGTCCGCTGGGCCGCACCCGCGAGGTCATCGAGCTGTCCCGCCGGATCCTGCGGCGCGAGGTGATCGAGCACCACGGCATCACCGACCTGCCCCTGCCGCCCGAGAAGGGCGGCACCCTCGGCAAGCCGCTGAAGCTGCTGAACCACCCCGTCCGCGACACCGTGCCCGTCTACGTCGCGGCGCTGGGCCCGGCCAACGTCCGGATGACCGCCGAGATCGCCGACGGATGGCTGCCGTTCCTCTACGTCCCCGAGCGCGCGGCCGAGGTCTGGGGCCCGTCCCTGGCCGAGGGCGCCGCACGGCGCGACCCGGCGCTCGGCCCGCTCTCGGTCGTGGCCGGCGGTCTGCTGGCCATCGGCGACGACGCCGCGGCCGTCCGCGACCTGATGCGCCCCACCGTCGCCCTCTACGTCGGCGGCATGGGGGCGCCGGGCCGCAACTTCTACTACGACCTGGTCTGCTCCTACGGCTACGAGTCCGCGGCCTCGGCCGTGCAGGAGCACTACCTCGCGGGCCGCAAGAAGGACGCGGAAGCCGCCGTACCGGCCGAGCTGCTGGAGCGGCTCTGCCTCGCCGGCCCCGAGGGCTATGTCCGTGACCGCGTCGAGGTCTTCCGCGAGGCGGGCGTGACCATGCTCAACGTCACCCCCGTCGGCCCCGATCCCGCCCGGCTCGTCGAGCACGTGAGGAACTGGCTGTGA
- a CDS encoding CaiB/BaiF CoA transferase family protein: protein MSRHPTDPPGRDVAGPLDGVRVVELAGIGPGPFAAMLLADLGADVVRVDRPGPSPLGGDPARDVTNRNKRSVLVDLKSPGGPDTVRALASRADVLLEGYRPGVAERLGVGPEECLAANPALVYGRMTGWGQQGPLAPRAGHDIGYIATAGALSMIGAPGGPPAVPVNLLGDYAGGSLYLTTGVLAALLTARATGRGQVVDAAIVDGTAHLTAMFWGMLAEGTWQDTRGRNLLDGGCPHYAVYETSDGGWMAVGTLEPQFYAAFTALLGLDAGELPDRADPRNWPALRTLFANRFKTATRARWTDVFEGTDACVAPVLSLREAAGHPHLTGRGTYTEAHGITQPAPAPRFSGTPGTLRRPPAVPGAHTPEVARDWGVPELLKDHR, encoded by the coding sequence ATGAGCCGGCACCCCACCGATCCTCCCGGCCGCGATGTCGCGGGCCCGCTGGACGGCGTGCGCGTGGTCGAACTGGCGGGCATCGGGCCCGGTCCGTTCGCCGCGATGCTCCTCGCCGACCTGGGCGCCGACGTGGTGCGGGTGGACCGCCCCGGCCCCTCGCCGCTCGGCGGCGACCCCGCCCGTGACGTGACCAACCGCAACAAGCGCTCCGTCCTGGTCGACCTCAAGTCGCCCGGCGGACCGGACACCGTACGGGCCCTCGCGTCCCGCGCCGACGTCCTCCTGGAGGGATACCGGCCCGGCGTCGCGGAACGCCTCGGCGTCGGCCCCGAGGAGTGCCTGGCCGCCAACCCCGCCCTGGTGTACGGGCGGATGACGGGCTGGGGCCAGCAGGGCCCCCTCGCCCCGCGGGCCGGACACGACATCGGCTACATCGCCACCGCCGGCGCCCTGTCCATGATCGGCGCGCCCGGCGGACCGCCCGCCGTCCCCGTCAACCTGCTCGGCGACTACGCGGGCGGCTCCCTCTACCTGACCACCGGTGTCCTCGCCGCCCTGCTCACCGCCCGCGCCACCGGCCGCGGCCAGGTGGTGGACGCCGCGATCGTGGACGGCACCGCGCACCTCACCGCCATGTTCTGGGGCATGCTCGCCGAAGGCACCTGGCAGGACACCCGCGGCCGCAACCTGCTCGACGGCGGCTGCCCCCACTACGCCGTCTACGAGACCTCGGACGGCGGCTGGATGGCCGTCGGCACGCTCGAACCGCAGTTCTACGCGGCGTTCACCGCCCTGCTGGGCCTCGACGCCGGGGAACTGCCCGACCGCGCAGACCCGCGCAACTGGCCCGCCCTGCGCACCCTGTTCGCCAACCGCTTCAAGACCGCCACCCGGGCCCGCTGGACGGACGTCTTCGAGGGCACCGACGCCTGCGTCGCGCCCGTGCTCTCGCTGCGCGAGGCCGCCGGACACCCCCATCTGACCGGACGCGGCACCTACACCGAGGCGCACGGCATCACCCAGCCCGCCCCCGCCCCCCGCTTCTCCGGCACCCCCGGCACCCTGCGGCGCCCGCCGGCCGTCCCCGGGGCCCACACCCCGGAGGTGGCGCGTGACTGGGGCGTGCCCGAACTGCTGAAGGACCACCGCTGA
- a CDS encoding TetR/AcrR family transcriptional regulator: MNTEPSQDTTPPAEHWRSYAPLDLHAILMRAMEAFNEHGYHGTSVRDIAGRVGVTVPALYYHYANKQALLATLLETSIRDVLDRCRAAAGEAGDDPLARFCGMVESIVLYMAHRQQLAFLDTEIRSLEPENRARYIALRDYLEHMLLDTVEAGRAQGVFTTPIPADAVRSVLVMCQGVANWFREDGPLTAEEVAERHVLLSLGTVGHPGTVTGEAPLPLRGPSSARGTAGRVTAPRTPR; the protein is encoded by the coding sequence TTGAACACCGAGCCGAGCCAGGACACCACGCCCCCGGCGGAGCACTGGCGCTCCTACGCACCGCTCGACCTGCACGCGATCCTGATGCGCGCCATGGAGGCCTTCAACGAGCACGGCTACCACGGCACATCGGTGCGCGACATCGCCGGCCGGGTGGGCGTCACCGTGCCCGCGCTCTACTACCACTACGCGAACAAGCAGGCCCTGCTGGCCACCCTGCTGGAGACGTCCATCAGGGACGTCCTGGACCGCTGCCGGGCCGCCGCCGGGGAGGCCGGCGACGATCCGCTGGCCCGCTTCTGCGGCATGGTCGAGTCGATCGTGCTCTACATGGCCCACCGCCAGCAACTGGCCTTCCTGGACACCGAGATCCGCAGCCTGGAGCCGGAGAACCGGGCGCGGTACATCGCCCTGCGCGACTACCTGGAGCACATGCTGCTGGACACCGTCGAGGCGGGCCGCGCGCAGGGCGTCTTCACCACCCCGATCCCGGCCGACGCGGTGCGCTCGGTGCTCGTGATGTGCCAGGGCGTCGCCAACTGGTTCCGCGAGGACGGCCCGCTCACCGCCGAGGAGGTCGCCGAGCGCCATGTGCTGCTGAGCCTCGGCACCGTGGGCCATCCCGGCACCGTCACCGGGGAGGCCCCGCTCCCGCTGCGGGGCCCCTCCTCCGCGCGAGGCACGGCGGGCCGGGTCACCGCGCCGCGCACCCCCCGCTGA
- a CDS encoding DUF4334 domain-containing protein: MDVHEARTRFRELREKDGPVPAAELDAIWAVLATTRPEEILGEWKGGEFATGHPLNGMLAKAGWHGKRFASVHDAKPLMCRDATGALYSNLELGKGEASLWTVEFRGETTATMVYDGQPVFDHFKWVDDTTLMGIMTAKGVPPEGPFYYFFLERDTEAGTPREAAPAGAGA; encoded by the coding sequence ATGGACGTGCACGAGGCCCGCACCCGGTTCCGCGAGCTCCGGGAGAAGGACGGACCGGTCCCGGCCGCCGAACTCGACGCGATCTGGGCCGTGCTGGCCACCACCCGCCCGGAGGAGATACTCGGCGAGTGGAAGGGCGGCGAGTTCGCCACCGGCCATCCGCTCAACGGCATGCTGGCGAAGGCCGGCTGGCACGGCAAGCGGTTCGCCTCGGTGCACGACGCCAAGCCGCTGATGTGCCGGGACGCCACCGGCGCGCTGTACTCCAACCTGGAGCTCGGCAAGGGCGAGGCCAGCCTGTGGACCGTCGAGTTCCGGGGCGAGACGACGGCCACCATGGTCTACGACGGCCAGCCGGTGTTCGACCACTTCAAGTGGGTCGACGACACCACGCTGATGGGCATCATGACGGCCAAGGGCGTGCCCCCGGAGGGCCCCTTCTACTACTTCTTCCTCGAACGCGACACCGAGGCCGGGACCCCGCGGGAGGCGGCACCCGCCGGAGCCGGCGCGTGA